The Nycticebus coucang isolate mNycCou1 chromosome 2, mNycCou1.pri, whole genome shotgun sequence genome includes a window with the following:
- the MAMDC4 gene encoding apical endosomal glycoprotein isoform X5: MTDHLPPGHLAVSLPAAGALGWAWVPSHCRPPNEAVCNFLCDCSSCSDEAQCGHQGASPALGTPFSCNFEQDPCGWQDISTSGYSWIRDRAGATLEGPGPHSDHTLGTDLGWYMAVGTHRGKEVSTAVLRSPTLREAAPTCELRLWYHVASGDVAELRLQLTHSTETLTLWWSSGPWGPGWQELAVNTGRIHGDFRVTFSATRNATHRGTVGLDDLEFWGCGLPTPQASCPPGHHHCQNKACIEPHQLCDGEDSCGDLSDEDPLTCGHHMATNFETGLGPWNHLEGWVRNHSNASPEHPAWPHRDHSQNSVRGSFLVSLAEPSRPAVLFSPKLQASGPHNCSLIFYHYLHGSEAGCLRLFLQTLLPSSPPAPVLLRSRCGELGAAWVRDRIDMQSAHPFQILLTAQTGPGGVVGLDDLILSDHCQLVPELTALQTLPPTPWAQAPELPPSGPWFQNACSPGHLSCGDLCVPPEQLCDFQQQCTGAEDEQECGTTDFESPMAGGWEDTSVGRLQWQLSAQGTAAGETKSSQEQPEPAHKWHPWREGSLPCRLTRGGLWIKASERQRVPWKESGSEGTALPLGHFLSLQKAWGQLRPEARVLSPALGPSGPHCELHLAYYFLSQPQGFLALVVVDGSSRELVWQAPSSSTGGWKMDKTLLGARRRPFRLEFIGLLDLDGPGQQGAGVDNVTLRDCSPTETTERDREVSCNFERDTCSWYTGHFTDAHWHRVQSHGPGYDHTTGRGHFMLLDPTEPPARDHGAHLLSQPQVPVAPIECLSFWYHLHGPQIGTLRLALRREGEEDTLLWSRSGTHGNRWHEAWATLHHQPHSHTQYQLLFEGLRDGYHGTMALDDVALRPDPCWAPKHCSFEDAGCGFSTGGQGLWKCQTNASGQATWGPQTDHTTETAQGHYMVVDMSPNALPQGHVATLTSEEYRPLAQSACLTFWYHLSPRNPGTLRVHMEQNGRRQVLSISAQGGAVWRLGSVDVQAGQAWRVVFEAVAAGVGPSYVALDDLFLQDGACPRPGSCDFETGLCGWSHLAWPGLSGYSWDWSSGATPSSYPQPPVDHTLGTEAGHFAFFETSVLGPGGQAAWLRSEPLPATQASCLRFWYHMGFPEHFYKGELRVLLASTHGQLAVWGQGGHRRHQWLEAQVEVASTEEFQIVFEATLSGQPALGPIALDDVEYQAGHRCQGTVPSQGHTATPGSVQAAVTGALLLFMLLVLLGLGGRLWLQKTGGCPFWSDREPMASGFDNILFNADHVTLPASVTSDP, encoded by the exons ATGACTGATCACCTGCCCCCAGGCCACCTGGCTGTCTCTCTGCCAGCAGCAGGGGCGCTGGGCTGGGCCTGGGTCCCCAGCCACTGCAGACCCCCCAATGAGGCCGTGTGCAACTTCCTGTGTGACTGCAGCAGCTGCTCAGATGAAGCCCAGTGTG GTCACCAGGGGGCCTCGCCTGCCCTGGGCACCCCGTTCTCCTGCAACTTTGAGCAGGACCCCTGTGGCTGGCAGGATATCAGTACCTCAGGCTACAGCTGGATCAGAGACCGGGCAGGGGCCACTCTGGAGGGTCCTGGGCCTCACTCAGACCACACTCTGGGCACTGACTTGG GTTGGTATATGGCTGTTGGGACACACCGAGGGAAGGAGGTGTCCACTGCTGTCCTGCGCTCCCCTACTCTGCGTGAGGCAGCCCCCACCTGTGAGCTGAGGCTCTGGTACCATGTGGCATCTGGAG ACGTGGCTGAGCTGAGGCTGCAGCTAACCCATAGCACGGAGACACTCACGCTGTGGTGGAGCTCAGGACCCTGGGGCCCTGGCTGGCAGGAGCTGGCAGTGAACACCGGCCGCATCCACGGTGACTTCCGA GTGACCTTCTCTGCCACCCGAAATGCCACCCACAGGGGCACTGTGGGCTTGGACGACCTGGAGTTCTGGGGCTGTGGTCTGCCCA CCCCCCAGGCCAGCTGCCCCCCAGGGCACCACCACTGCCAGAACAAGGCCTGCATAGAGCCCCACCAGCTGTGTGACGGGGAAGATAGCTGTGGGGACCTGTCTGACGAGGACCCACTCACCTGCG GCCACCACATGGCCACCAACTTTGAGACAGGCCTGGGCCCATGGAACCACTTGGAGGGCTGGGTCAGGAACCACAGCAATGCCAGCCCTGAGCACCCTGCCTGGCCACACCGAGACCACAGCCAGAACAGTGTGAGAG GCTCATTCCTGGTCTCCCTTGCTGAGCCCAGCAGGCCTGCTGTCCTCTTCAGCCCCAAGTTGCAGGCCTCAGGCCCCCACAACTGCTCG TTGATCTTCTATCACTACCTGCATGGGTCCGAGGCCGGCTGCCTCCGGCTGTTCCTGCAGACTCTCCTGCCCAGCAGCCCCCCAGCCCCTGTGCTGCTGCGGAGCCGCTGTGGGGAGCTGGGGGCTGCCTGGGTCCGAGACCGCATTGACATGCAGAGTGCCCACCCCTTCCAG ATCCTCCTGACTGCGCAGACAGGCCCAGGAGGTGTGGTGGGCCTGGACGACCTCATCCTATCTGACCACTGTCAACTGGTCCCAG AGCTGACAGCCCTGCAGACGCTGCCTCCTACACCCTGGGCCCAAGCCCCTGAGCTCCCACCCTCTGGCCCATGGTTCCAGAATGCCTGCAGTCCAGGGCATCTCTCCTGTGGGGACCTGTGTGTGCCCCCAGAGCAGCTGTGTGACTTCCAGCAGCAGTGTACAGGGGCTGAGGATGAGCAGGAGTGTG GAACCACAGATTTTGAGTCCCCCATGGCCGGGGGCTGGGAGGATACCAGTGTGGGGCGGTTGCAGTGGCAGCTGTCTGCCCAGGGGACTGCTGCAGGTGAGACCAAGTCCTCACAAGAGCAGCCAGAACCTGCCCATAAGTGGCATCCCTGGAGGGAGGGGTCTCTGCCCTGCCGCTTGACTAGGGGAGGCCTCTGGATCAAGGCCTCTGAGAGACAGAGGGTGCCCTGGAAGGAATCAGGCTCTGAGGGCACTGCTTTGCCTTTAGGGCACTTCCTATCTCTGCAGAAGGCCTGGGGGCAGCTGAGGCCTGAGGCTCGTgtcctcagccctgccctgggccccTCTGGTCCCCACTGTGAGCTCCACTTGGCTTACTACTTCCTGAGCCAGCCCCAAG GTTTCCTAGCATTGGTCGTGGTGGATGGCAGCTCCCGGGAGCTTGTGTGGCAGGCCCCAAGCAGTAGCACTGGAGGCTGGAAGATGGACAAAACCCTTCTGGGGGCACGCCGCCGGCCCTTCCGA CTGGAGTTCATTGGCCTACTGGACTTGGATGGCCCTGGCCAACAGGGGGCTGGGGTGGACAATGTGACCTTGAGAGACTGCAGCCCCACGGAGACCACCGAGAGAGACAGAG AGGTCTCCTGTAACTTTGAGCGAGACACATGCAGCTGGTACACAGGCCATTTCACAGATGCACACTGGCACCGGGTCCAGAGCCATGGTCCTGGGTATGACCACACCACTGGCCGAG GCCACTTCATGCTCCTGGACCCCACAGAGCCCCCAGCCCGGGACCATGGTGCCCACCTGCTCTCCCAGCCCCAGGTCCCAGTGGCCCCCATAGAGTGCCTCAGCTTCTGGTACCACCTCCATGGGCCCCAGATCG GGACACTGCGTCTAGCCTTGAGACGGGAAGGGGAGGAGGACACACTCCTGTGGTCACGGTCAGGCACCCACGGCAACCGCTGGCACGAGGCCTGGGCCACCCTTCACCACCAGCCTCACTCCCACACCCAGTACCAA TTGCTGTTCGAGGGCCTCCGGGACGGGTACCATGGTACCATGGCCCTGGACGATGTGGCCCTGCGGCCTGATCCCTGCTGGGCACCTAAGCACTGCTCCTTTGAGGACGCAGGGTGTGGCTTCTCCACTGGAGGCCAAGGTCTATGGAAGTGCCAGACCAACGCCTCGGGCCAGGCTACCTGGGGCCCCCAGACAGACCACACCACAGAAACGGCTCAAG GACACTACATGGTGGTGGACATGAGCCCAAATGCACTGCCACAGGGCCACGTGGCCACCCTGACATCAGAGGAGTACAGGCCCCTGGCCCAGTCCGCCTGCCTGACCTTCTGGTACCACTTGAGCCCCCGCAACCCAG GCACCCTACGGGTCCACATGGAGCAGAATGGGAGACGCCAGGTCCTCAGCATCAGTGCCCAAGGCGGGGCTGTCTGGCGCCTGGGCAGCGTGGATGTGCAGGCTGGGCAGGCCTGGAGG GTGGTATTTGAGGCCGTGGCCGCAGGCGTGGGGCCCTCCTACGTGGCCCTAGATGACCTGTTTCTTCAGGATGGGGCTTGCCCTCGGCCAG GTTCTTGTGACTTTGAGACTGGCCTGTGTGGCTggagccacctggcctggcctggcctaaGTGGGTACAGCTGGGACTGGAGCAGTGGTGCTACACCTTCCAGTTACCCCCAACCCCCTGTAGACCACACCCTGGGCACAGAAGCAG GCCACTTTGCCTTCTTTGAAACCAGTGTACTGGGCCCCGGGGGGCAGGCGGCCTGGCTGCGCAGTGAGCCCTTGCCGGCCACCCAGGCCTCCTGTCTCCGCTTCTGGTACCACATGGGCTTTCCCGAGCATTTCT ACAAGGGGGAGCTGAGGGTACTGCTGGCCAGCACCCACGGCCAGCTGGCTGTGTGGGGCCAGGGCGGGCACCGGAGGCACCAGTGGCTGGAGGCCCAGGTTGAGGTGGCCAGCACTGAGGAGTTCCAG ATTGTTTTTGAAGCCACTCTGAGCGGCCAGCCTGCCCTGGGACCCATTGCCCTGGATGATGTTGAGTACCAGGCTGGGCACCGCTGCCAGGggactgtgcccagccagg GGCACACAGCCACACCCGGGTCTGTGCAAGCTGCAGtcactggcgccctactcctcttcATGCTCCTGGTGCTGCTGGGGCTTGGAGGCCGACTCTGGCTTCagaagacaggaggctgccccttCTGGAGTGACAGGGAACCTATGGCCTCTGGCTTTGACAACATCCTCTTCAATGCA GATCATGTCACCCTCCCAGCATCTGTCACCAGTGACCCATAG
- the MAMDC4 gene encoding apical endosomal glycoprotein isoform X2, translated as MVGKSGAAAAQTTHAADVAELRLQLTHSTETLTLWWSSGPWGPGWQELAVNTGRIHGDFRVTFSATRNATHRGTVGLDDLEFWGCGLPTPQASCPPGHHHCQNKACIEPHQLCDGEDSCGDLSDEDPLTCGHHMATNFETGLGPWNHLEGWVRNHSNASPEHPAWPHRDHSQNSVRGSFLVSLAEPSRPAVLFSPKLQASGPHNCSLIFYHYLHGSEAGCLRLFLQTLLPSSPPAPVLLRSRCGELGAAWVRDRIDMQSAHPFQILLTAQTGPGGVVGLDDLILSDHCQLVPELTALQTLPPTPWAQAPELPPSGPWFQNACSPGHLSCGDLCVPPEQLCDFQQQCTGAEDEQECGKGTVGFCRPSPLQGGEGRVLGWGAGAGWVPGLSVPAAFPGTTDFESPMAGGWEDTSVGRLQWQLSAQGTAAGHFLSLQKAWGQLRPEARVLSPALGPSGPHCELHLAYYFLSQPQGFLALVVVDGSSRELVWQAPSSSTGGWKMDKTLLGARRRPFRLEFIGLLDLDGPGQQGAGVDNVTLRDCSPTETTERDREVSCNFERDTCSWYTGHFTDAHWHRVQSHGPGYDHTTGRGHFMLLDPTEPPARDHGAHLLSQPQVPVAPIECLSFWYHLHGPQIGTLRLALRREGEEDTLLWSRSGTHGNRWHEAWATLHHQPHSHTQYQLLFEGLRDGYHGTMALDDVALRPDPCWAPKHCSFEDAGCGFSTGGQGLWKCQTNASGQATWGPQTDHTTETAQGHYMVVDMSPNALPQGHVATLTSEEYRPLAQSACLTFWYHLSPRNPGTLRVHMEQNGRRQVLSISAQGGAVWRLGSVDVQAGQAWRVVFEAVAAGVGPSYVALDDLFLQDGACPRPGSCDFETGLCGWSHLAWPGLSGYSWDWSSGATPSSYPQPPVDHTLGTEAGHFAFFETSVLGPGGQAAWLRSEPLPATQASCLRFWYHMGFPEHFYKGELRVLLASTHGQLAVWGQGGHRRHQWLEAQVEVASTEEFQIVFEATLSGQPALGPIALDDVEYQAGHRCQGTVPSQGHTATPGSVQAAVTGALLLFMLLVLLGLGGRLWLQKTGGCPFWSDREPMASGFDNILFNAVGAHLGWGRVGSSPQAGAQHCCTPAPASQQSTA; from the exons ATGGTGGGGAAGAGTGGGGCTGCAGCTGCCCAGACCACCCATGCTGCAGACGTGGCTGAGCTGAGGCTGCAGCTAACCCATAGCACGGAGACACTCACGCTGTGGTGGAGCTCAGGACCCTGGGGCCCTGGCTGGCAGGAGCTGGCAGTGAACACCGGCCGCATCCACGGTGACTTCCGA GTGACCTTCTCTGCCACCCGAAATGCCACCCACAGGGGCACTGTGGGCTTGGACGACCTGGAGTTCTGGGGCTGTGGTCTGCCCA CCCCCCAGGCCAGCTGCCCCCCAGGGCACCACCACTGCCAGAACAAGGCCTGCATAGAGCCCCACCAGCTGTGTGACGGGGAAGATAGCTGTGGGGACCTGTCTGACGAGGACCCACTCACCTGCG GCCACCACATGGCCACCAACTTTGAGACAGGCCTGGGCCCATGGAACCACTTGGAGGGCTGGGTCAGGAACCACAGCAATGCCAGCCCTGAGCACCCTGCCTGGCCACACCGAGACCACAGCCAGAACAGTGTGAGAG GCTCATTCCTGGTCTCCCTTGCTGAGCCCAGCAGGCCTGCTGTCCTCTTCAGCCCCAAGTTGCAGGCCTCAGGCCCCCACAACTGCTCG TTGATCTTCTATCACTACCTGCATGGGTCCGAGGCCGGCTGCCTCCGGCTGTTCCTGCAGACTCTCCTGCCCAGCAGCCCCCCAGCCCCTGTGCTGCTGCGGAGCCGCTGTGGGGAGCTGGGGGCTGCCTGGGTCCGAGACCGCATTGACATGCAGAGTGCCCACCCCTTCCAG ATCCTCCTGACTGCGCAGACAGGCCCAGGAGGTGTGGTGGGCCTGGACGACCTCATCCTATCTGACCACTGTCAACTGGTCCCAG AGCTGACAGCCCTGCAGACGCTGCCTCCTACACCCTGGGCCCAAGCCCCTGAGCTCCCACCCTCTGGCCCATGGTTCCAGAATGCCTGCAGTCCAGGGCATCTCTCCTGTGGGGACCTGTGTGTGCCCCCAGAGCAGCTGTGTGACTTCCAGCAGCAGTGTACAGGGGCTGAGGATGAGCAGGAGTGTGGTAAAGGGACAGTGGGATTCTGCAGACCTTCCCCACTGCAGGGTGGGGAAGGCAGGGTgttggggtggggtgctggggcAGGCTGGGTTCCTGGCCTCTCAGTGCCTGCTGCTTTTCCAGGAACCACAGATTTTGAGTCCCCCATGGCCGGGGGCTGGGAGGATACCAGTGTGGGGCGGTTGCAGTGGCAGCTGTCTGCCCAGGGGACTGCTGCAG GGCACTTCCTATCTCTGCAGAAGGCCTGGGGGCAGCTGAGGCCTGAGGCTCGTgtcctcagccctgccctgggccccTCTGGTCCCCACTGTGAGCTCCACTTGGCTTACTACTTCCTGAGCCAGCCCCAAG GTTTCCTAGCATTGGTCGTGGTGGATGGCAGCTCCCGGGAGCTTGTGTGGCAGGCCCCAAGCAGTAGCACTGGAGGCTGGAAGATGGACAAAACCCTTCTGGGGGCACGCCGCCGGCCCTTCCGA CTGGAGTTCATTGGCCTACTGGACTTGGATGGCCCTGGCCAACAGGGGGCTGGGGTGGACAATGTGACCTTGAGAGACTGCAGCCCCACGGAGACCACCGAGAGAGACAGAG AGGTCTCCTGTAACTTTGAGCGAGACACATGCAGCTGGTACACAGGCCATTTCACAGATGCACACTGGCACCGGGTCCAGAGCCATGGTCCTGGGTATGACCACACCACTGGCCGAG GCCACTTCATGCTCCTGGACCCCACAGAGCCCCCAGCCCGGGACCATGGTGCCCACCTGCTCTCCCAGCCCCAGGTCCCAGTGGCCCCCATAGAGTGCCTCAGCTTCTGGTACCACCTCCATGGGCCCCAGATCG GGACACTGCGTCTAGCCTTGAGACGGGAAGGGGAGGAGGACACACTCCTGTGGTCACGGTCAGGCACCCACGGCAACCGCTGGCACGAGGCCTGGGCCACCCTTCACCACCAGCCTCACTCCCACACCCAGTACCAA TTGCTGTTCGAGGGCCTCCGGGACGGGTACCATGGTACCATGGCCCTGGACGATGTGGCCCTGCGGCCTGATCCCTGCTGGGCACCTAAGCACTGCTCCTTTGAGGACGCAGGGTGTGGCTTCTCCACTGGAGGCCAAGGTCTATGGAAGTGCCAGACCAACGCCTCGGGCCAGGCTACCTGGGGCCCCCAGACAGACCACACCACAGAAACGGCTCAAG GACACTACATGGTGGTGGACATGAGCCCAAATGCACTGCCACAGGGCCACGTGGCCACCCTGACATCAGAGGAGTACAGGCCCCTGGCCCAGTCCGCCTGCCTGACCTTCTGGTACCACTTGAGCCCCCGCAACCCAG GCACCCTACGGGTCCACATGGAGCAGAATGGGAGACGCCAGGTCCTCAGCATCAGTGCCCAAGGCGGGGCTGTCTGGCGCCTGGGCAGCGTGGATGTGCAGGCTGGGCAGGCCTGGAGG GTGGTATTTGAGGCCGTGGCCGCAGGCGTGGGGCCCTCCTACGTGGCCCTAGATGACCTGTTTCTTCAGGATGGGGCTTGCCCTCGGCCAG GTTCTTGTGACTTTGAGACTGGCCTGTGTGGCTggagccacctggcctggcctggcctaaGTGGGTACAGCTGGGACTGGAGCAGTGGTGCTACACCTTCCAGTTACCCCCAACCCCCTGTAGACCACACCCTGGGCACAGAAGCAG GCCACTTTGCCTTCTTTGAAACCAGTGTACTGGGCCCCGGGGGGCAGGCGGCCTGGCTGCGCAGTGAGCCCTTGCCGGCCACCCAGGCCTCCTGTCTCCGCTTCTGGTACCACATGGGCTTTCCCGAGCATTTCT ACAAGGGGGAGCTGAGGGTACTGCTGGCCAGCACCCACGGCCAGCTGGCTGTGTGGGGCCAGGGCGGGCACCGGAGGCACCAGTGGCTGGAGGCCCAGGTTGAGGTGGCCAGCACTGAGGAGTTCCAG ATTGTTTTTGAAGCCACTCTGAGCGGCCAGCCTGCCCTGGGACCCATTGCCCTGGATGATGTTGAGTACCAGGCTGGGCACCGCTGCCAGGggactgtgcccagccagg GGCACACAGCCACACCCGGGTCTGTGCAAGCTGCAGtcactggcgccctactcctcttcATGCTCCTGGTGCTGCTGGGGCTTGGAGGCCGACTCTGGCTTCagaagacaggaggctgccccttCTGGAGTGACAGGGAACCTATGGCCTCTGGCTTTGACAACATCCTCTTCAATGCAGTAGGAGCTCACCTTGGGTGGGGACGGGTGGGCAGCAGCCCACAAGCTGGAGCCCAGCACTGCTgcaccccagcccctgcctcaCAGCAGTCAACAGCATGA
- the MAMDC4 gene encoding apical endosomal glycoprotein isoform X4: MVGKSGAAAAQTTHAADVAELRLQLTHSTETLTLWWSSGPWGPGWQELAVNTGRIHGDFRVTFSATRNATHRGTVGLDDLEFWGCGLPTPQASCPPGHHHCQNKACIEPHQLCDGEDSCGDLSDEDPLTCGHHMATNFETGLGPWNHLEGWVRNHSNASPEHPAWPHRDHSQNSVRGSFLVSLAEPSRPAVLFSPKLQASGPHNCSLIFYHYLHGSEAGCLRLFLQTLLPSSPPAPVLLRSRCGELGAAWVRDRIDMQSAHPFQILLTAQTGPGGVVGLDDLILSDHCQLVPELTALQTLPPTPWAQAPELPPSGPWFQNACSPGHLSCGDLCVPPEQLCDFQQQCTGAEDEQECGTTDFESPMAGGWEDTSVGRLQWQLSAQGTAAGHFLSLQKAWGQLRPEARVLSPALGPSGPHCELHLAYYFLSQPQGFLALVVVDGSSRELVWQAPSSSTGGWKMDKTLLGARRRPFRLEFIGLLDLDGPGQQGAGVDNVTLRDCSPTETTERDREVSCNFERDTCSWYTGHFTDAHWHRVQSHGPGYDHTTGRGHFMLLDPTEPPARDHGAHLLSQPQVPVAPIECLSFWYHLHGPQIGTLRLALRREGEEDTLLWSRSGTHGNRWHEAWATLHHQPHSHTQYQLLFEGLRDGYHGTMALDDVALRPDPCWAPKHCSFEDAGCGFSTGGQGLWKCQTNASGQATWGPQTDHTTETAQGHYMVVDMSPNALPQGHVATLTSEEYRPLAQSACLTFWYHLSPRNPGTLRVHMEQNGRRQVLSISAQGGAVWRLGSVDVQAGQAWRVVFEAVAAGVGPSYVALDDLFLQDGACPRPGSCDFETGLCGWSHLAWPGLSGYSWDWSSGATPSSYPQPPVDHTLGTEAGHFAFFETSVLGPGGQAAWLRSEPLPATQASCLRFWYHMGFPEHFYKGELRVLLASTHGQLAVWGQGGHRRHQWLEAQVEVASTEEFQIVFEATLSGQPALGPIALDDVEYQAGHRCQGTVPSQGHTATPGSVQAAVTGALLLFMLLVLLGLGGRLWLQKTGGCPFWSDREPMASGFDNILFNAVGAHLGWGRVGSSPQAGAQHCCTPAPASQQSTA; this comes from the exons ATGGTGGGGAAGAGTGGGGCTGCAGCTGCCCAGACCACCCATGCTGCAGACGTGGCTGAGCTGAGGCTGCAGCTAACCCATAGCACGGAGACACTCACGCTGTGGTGGAGCTCAGGACCCTGGGGCCCTGGCTGGCAGGAGCTGGCAGTGAACACCGGCCGCATCCACGGTGACTTCCGA GTGACCTTCTCTGCCACCCGAAATGCCACCCACAGGGGCACTGTGGGCTTGGACGACCTGGAGTTCTGGGGCTGTGGTCTGCCCA CCCCCCAGGCCAGCTGCCCCCCAGGGCACCACCACTGCCAGAACAAGGCCTGCATAGAGCCCCACCAGCTGTGTGACGGGGAAGATAGCTGTGGGGACCTGTCTGACGAGGACCCACTCACCTGCG GCCACCACATGGCCACCAACTTTGAGACAGGCCTGGGCCCATGGAACCACTTGGAGGGCTGGGTCAGGAACCACAGCAATGCCAGCCCTGAGCACCCTGCCTGGCCACACCGAGACCACAGCCAGAACAGTGTGAGAG GCTCATTCCTGGTCTCCCTTGCTGAGCCCAGCAGGCCTGCTGTCCTCTTCAGCCCCAAGTTGCAGGCCTCAGGCCCCCACAACTGCTCG TTGATCTTCTATCACTACCTGCATGGGTCCGAGGCCGGCTGCCTCCGGCTGTTCCTGCAGACTCTCCTGCCCAGCAGCCCCCCAGCCCCTGTGCTGCTGCGGAGCCGCTGTGGGGAGCTGGGGGCTGCCTGGGTCCGAGACCGCATTGACATGCAGAGTGCCCACCCCTTCCAG ATCCTCCTGACTGCGCAGACAGGCCCAGGAGGTGTGGTGGGCCTGGACGACCTCATCCTATCTGACCACTGTCAACTGGTCCCAG AGCTGACAGCCCTGCAGACGCTGCCTCCTACACCCTGGGCCCAAGCCCCTGAGCTCCCACCCTCTGGCCCATGGTTCCAGAATGCCTGCAGTCCAGGGCATCTCTCCTGTGGGGACCTGTGTGTGCCCCCAGAGCAGCTGTGTGACTTCCAGCAGCAGTGTACAGGGGCTGAGGATGAGCAGGAGTGTG GAACCACAGATTTTGAGTCCCCCATGGCCGGGGGCTGGGAGGATACCAGTGTGGGGCGGTTGCAGTGGCAGCTGTCTGCCCAGGGGACTGCTGCAG GGCACTTCCTATCTCTGCAGAAGGCCTGGGGGCAGCTGAGGCCTGAGGCTCGTgtcctcagccctgccctgggccccTCTGGTCCCCACTGTGAGCTCCACTTGGCTTACTACTTCCTGAGCCAGCCCCAAG GTTTCCTAGCATTGGTCGTGGTGGATGGCAGCTCCCGGGAGCTTGTGTGGCAGGCCCCAAGCAGTAGCACTGGAGGCTGGAAGATGGACAAAACCCTTCTGGGGGCACGCCGCCGGCCCTTCCGA CTGGAGTTCATTGGCCTACTGGACTTGGATGGCCCTGGCCAACAGGGGGCTGGGGTGGACAATGTGACCTTGAGAGACTGCAGCCCCACGGAGACCACCGAGAGAGACAGAG AGGTCTCCTGTAACTTTGAGCGAGACACATGCAGCTGGTACACAGGCCATTTCACAGATGCACACTGGCACCGGGTCCAGAGCCATGGTCCTGGGTATGACCACACCACTGGCCGAG GCCACTTCATGCTCCTGGACCCCACAGAGCCCCCAGCCCGGGACCATGGTGCCCACCTGCTCTCCCAGCCCCAGGTCCCAGTGGCCCCCATAGAGTGCCTCAGCTTCTGGTACCACCTCCATGGGCCCCAGATCG GGACACTGCGTCTAGCCTTGAGACGGGAAGGGGAGGAGGACACACTCCTGTGGTCACGGTCAGGCACCCACGGCAACCGCTGGCACGAGGCCTGGGCCACCCTTCACCACCAGCCTCACTCCCACACCCAGTACCAA TTGCTGTTCGAGGGCCTCCGGGACGGGTACCATGGTACCATGGCCCTGGACGATGTGGCCCTGCGGCCTGATCCCTGCTGGGCACCTAAGCACTGCTCCTTTGAGGACGCAGGGTGTGGCTTCTCCACTGGAGGCCAAGGTCTATGGAAGTGCCAGACCAACGCCTCGGGCCAGGCTACCTGGGGCCCCCAGACAGACCACACCACAGAAACGGCTCAAG GACACTACATGGTGGTGGACATGAGCCCAAATGCACTGCCACAGGGCCACGTGGCCACCCTGACATCAGAGGAGTACAGGCCCCTGGCCCAGTCCGCCTGCCTGACCTTCTGGTACCACTTGAGCCCCCGCAACCCAG GCACCCTACGGGTCCACATGGAGCAGAATGGGAGACGCCAGGTCCTCAGCATCAGTGCCCAAGGCGGGGCTGTCTGGCGCCTGGGCAGCGTGGATGTGCAGGCTGGGCAGGCCTGGAGG GTGGTATTTGAGGCCGTGGCCGCAGGCGTGGGGCCCTCCTACGTGGCCCTAGATGACCTGTTTCTTCAGGATGGGGCTTGCCCTCGGCCAG GTTCTTGTGACTTTGAGACTGGCCTGTGTGGCTggagccacctggcctggcctggcctaaGTGGGTACAGCTGGGACTGGAGCAGTGGTGCTACACCTTCCAGTTACCCCCAACCCCCTGTAGACCACACCCTGGGCACAGAAGCAG GCCACTTTGCCTTCTTTGAAACCAGTGTACTGGGCCCCGGGGGGCAGGCGGCCTGGCTGCGCAGTGAGCCCTTGCCGGCCACCCAGGCCTCCTGTCTCCGCTTCTGGTACCACATGGGCTTTCCCGAGCATTTCT ACAAGGGGGAGCTGAGGGTACTGCTGGCCAGCACCCACGGCCAGCTGGCTGTGTGGGGCCAGGGCGGGCACCGGAGGCACCAGTGGCTGGAGGCCCAGGTTGAGGTGGCCAGCACTGAGGAGTTCCAG ATTGTTTTTGAAGCCACTCTGAGCGGCCAGCCTGCCCTGGGACCCATTGCCCTGGATGATGTTGAGTACCAGGCTGGGCACCGCTGCCAGGggactgtgcccagccagg GGCACACAGCCACACCCGGGTCTGTGCAAGCTGCAGtcactggcgccctactcctcttcATGCTCCTGGTGCTGCTGGGGCTTGGAGGCCGACTCTGGCTTCagaagacaggaggctgccccttCTGGAGTGACAGGGAACCTATGGCCTCTGGCTTTGACAACATCCTCTTCAATGCAGTAGGAGCTCACCTTGGGTGGGGACGGGTGGGCAGCAGCCCACAAGCTGGAGCCCAGCACTGCTgcaccccagcccctgcctcaCAGCAGTCAACAGCATGA